A single region of the Nocardioides sp. W7 genome encodes:
- a CDS encoding S1 family peptidase has product MTARRMAAAAVAMALLPGALYAAATASDTPAGEQAEVLRTPAIPAADLDSLLVEGTGQPVEVSKALAQDAEQYSSQADGEPLTAQDAGMQNEFALAATEIELAHPDLFVHARVVVEGDKSEADFLIELTSRPSEDIIATLSKISGNTEVTFGGPALTSDATTAASGAALRALREFDEVTGIGASLNEARSGIEVTFNPRAQISDNELTTIHAAVTKAAREASSLPDLEVELRGVDAEPMTWTNNVVGGRGTYLGGVHDCTTGFTAVRGGQHGFVTARHCYNNVTYRNVGGIIDFVANAVADNGNLIDLQFHRTLSPHNTLPQFQWRAANELRTVTSMANPPDNAIICLNAWTVQYVCAQVVTPERCINGAWPETGVPVTVCRLAQTWQTIDNLGDSGGPWFNGGTAFGIHNGHNSEGSLLTRIGAVEARLSANLMMG; this is encoded by the coding sequence ATGACCGCAAGACGGATGGCGGCCGCAGCGGTCGCAATGGCGTTGTTACCCGGCGCCCTATACGCCGCGGCGACGGCAAGCGACACCCCGGCCGGAGAGCAGGCGGAGGTCCTGAGGACGCCGGCGATTCCGGCCGCCGACCTGGACTCCCTTCTCGTCGAAGGAACCGGCCAGCCGGTCGAGGTCAGCAAGGCGCTCGCGCAAGACGCCGAGCAGTACTCATCTCAGGCCGATGGGGAGCCCCTGACTGCCCAGGATGCCGGCATGCAGAACGAGTTCGCCCTCGCCGCGACCGAGATTGAGCTCGCGCACCCTGACCTCTTCGTTCATGCCCGTGTGGTCGTCGAAGGAGACAAGTCCGAAGCAGACTTCCTCATCGAGCTCACCTCGCGCCCGAGCGAAGACATCATCGCTACGTTGTCGAAGATCAGTGGGAACACTGAGGTGACGTTCGGCGGGCCGGCCCTCACATCCGATGCAACGACGGCCGCGTCAGGAGCAGCACTCAGGGCGCTGCGCGAGTTCGACGAGGTGACGGGCATCGGCGCCTCCCTCAACGAGGCGCGCAGCGGCATCGAGGTCACGTTCAACCCTCGCGCCCAGATCAGCGACAACGAGCTGACCACCATCCACGCCGCGGTCACGAAGGCGGCCCGCGAAGCAAGCAGCCTCCCCGACCTCGAGGTGGAGTTGAGGGGGGTGGATGCGGAGCCCATGACGTGGACGAACAACGTCGTGGGCGGACGTGGCACCTATCTAGGGGGCGTGCACGACTGCACGACCGGGTTCACCGCAGTGCGCGGGGGGCAACACGGCTTCGTTACGGCGAGGCACTGCTATAACAACGTGACGTACCGAAACGTCGGCGGCATCATCGACTTCGTCGCGAACGCAGTCGCGGACAACGGCAACCTCATCGACCTTCAGTTCCACCGCACACTGTCCCCCCACAACACCCTCCCGCAGTTCCAGTGGAGGGCCGCGAACGAGCTCCGCACGGTCACGAGCATGGCGAACCCGCCGGACAACGCGATCATCTGCCTGAACGCGTGGACCGTTCAGTATGTCTGCGCCCAGGTCGTCACCCCGGAGAGGTGTATCAACGGGGCCTGGCCGGAGACGGGCGTCCCAGTGACCGTGTGCCGACTCGCACAGACCTGGCAGACGATCGATAACCTGGGTGACAGCGGCGGGCCTTGGTTCAACGGAGGCACCGCCTTCGGGATCCACAATGGCCACAACTCCGAGGGCTCCCTCCTCACCAGGATCGGGGCGGTCGAAGCCCGGCTGAGCGCGAACCTCATGATGGGATGA